One region of Stigmatella erecta genomic DNA includes:
- a CDS encoding biotin/lipoyl-containing protein: MRYFAKLQGQKEAVPVDIEPLEGSRYRLTLNGQTHTVDALTLDHGAVSLLVDGDSYHVEFEENGDEVGVMVRGQVSRVDVADERRLRLRVGGAGFSVEGKQVITAPMPGKVVKVLVKVGDEVKEGQGLVVVEAMKMENELKSPKAGKVTELFAKEGTAVENNAKLVVVE, encoded by the coding sequence ATGCGTTACTTCGCGAAGCTGCAAGGGCAGAAGGAAGCCGTGCCGGTGGACATCGAGCCGCTGGAGGGCTCGCGCTACCGGCTGACGCTCAACGGGCAGACGCACACCGTGGACGCGCTGACGCTGGACCACGGGGCGGTGTCCCTGCTGGTGGACGGCGACTCGTACCACGTCGAGTTCGAGGAGAACGGCGACGAGGTGGGCGTGATGGTGCGCGGCCAGGTGAGCCGGGTGGACGTGGCGGACGAGCGGCGGCTGCGCCTGCGGGTGGGCGGGGCGGGCTTCTCGGTGGAGGGCAAGCAGGTCATCACCGCCCCCATGCCCGGCAAGGTGGTGAAGGTGCTGGTGAAGGTGGGCGACGAGGTGAAGGAGGGCCAGGGCCTCGTCGTGGTGGAGGCGATGAAGATGGAGAACGAGCTGAAGAGCCCCAAGGCCGGCAAGGTGACGGAGCTGTTCGCCAAGGAGGGCACGGCCGTGGAGAACAACGCCAAGCTGGTGGTGGTGGAGTAG